A single region of the Gracilibacillus caseinilyticus genome encodes:
- a CDS encoding metal-dependent hydrolase: MKVSFHGQSCVKVETAKHTILIDPFISGNETSDLDPNTQKPDVILLTHGHNDHVGDTIQIAERTNCLVVAPNELAEYLGSRGLNTHPMHIGGAHAFDFGIVKLTPAFHGSMFQDEEGNLIYGGMPAGILLFADGQTIYHAGDTGLFSDLKLIGDMNEIDLAFLPIGDNFTMGPEDALIAADWIKAKRVVPMHYNTFPLIEQDGKAFCEQVKTGDGIHLQPGEAIEL, from the coding sequence ATGAAAGTTTCTTTTCACGGACAATCTTGTGTAAAGGTGGAAACTGCGAAACATACTATTTTAATTGATCCTTTCATTTCTGGAAATGAGACAAGTGATTTAGATCCAAACACGCAAAAACCAGATGTAATTCTGTTAACCCATGGACATAATGATCATGTTGGGGATACAATTCAGATTGCGGAACGGACGAACTGTCTCGTAGTTGCTCCGAACGAACTAGCAGAATATTTGGGTTCAAGAGGATTGAATACACATCCAATGCATATTGGCGGTGCCCATGCGTTTGATTTTGGTATAGTGAAGCTGACACCTGCATTCCATGGTTCAATGTTTCAGGATGAAGAAGGTAATCTTATTTATGGTGGTATGCCGGCTGGTATTTTACTATTTGCCGATGGACAAACCATTTACCACGCGGGCGATACCGGTCTATTCTCAGATCTGAAATTAATTGGAGATATGAATGAAATCGATCTTGCCTTCTTACCCATTGGCGATAATTTCACAATGGGACCAGAAGATGCACTGATTGCTGCTGATTGGATAAAAGCAAAAAGAGTAGTGCCAATGCATTACAACACCTTCCCACTCATTGAACAAGACGGCAAGGCATTTTGCGAACAAGTAAAAACAGGGGACGGAATCCACCTGCAACCAGGAGAAGCAATCGAACTCTAA
- a CDS encoding DRTGG domain-containing protein: protein MATKHEQILSFIDSLKVGNKISVRQIAKELNVSEGTAYRAIKEAENKGLVSTIERVGTIRIERKQKENFENLTFAEIVSIVDGQVLGGRDGLYKTLNKFVIGAMKLDAMMRYTEKDSLLIVGNRTEAHQLALKEGAAVLITGGFDTDEETKQLADEKQLPIISTSYDTFTVAAMINRAIYDQLIKKEIVLVGDIYTNLEDTYYLSVKDQVTKWYEWEERTTHSRYPVVDDRNKVVGIVTSKDVIGRKADALIDKVMTKNPLTVMKETSLAYAAHMMVWEGIEIMPVVDQHHQLEGLISRQDVLKALQHIQKQPQVGETIDDILSNYLEPSSGDPHLSTYHAEVTPQMTNQLGTLSYGVFVSFVIDAARRMMRHQKKRDLVVENTTVYFIKPIQLETTITFHPRIIDLGRKSVKIDVEVYHEKKVVGKALLMAQLIER from the coding sequence TTGGCTACAAAACATGAACAAATTCTATCTTTTATAGATTCATTAAAAGTAGGAAACAAAATATCTGTAAGACAAATTGCGAAAGAATTAAATGTAAGTGAAGGAACAGCTTATCGTGCCATAAAAGAAGCGGAAAATAAAGGATTGGTTAGTACCATTGAGCGAGTTGGTACGATTCGAATCGAACGAAAGCAGAAAGAGAATTTTGAAAATCTAACGTTTGCTGAAATTGTCAGCATTGTCGATGGTCAAGTATTGGGTGGCAGAGACGGACTGTATAAAACGCTAAACAAATTCGTAATCGGTGCCATGAAGCTTGATGCGATGATGAGATATACGGAAAAAGATTCACTGTTAATTGTCGGGAATCGTACGGAGGCTCATCAGCTGGCTTTGAAAGAAGGGGCGGCGGTTTTAATTACCGGTGGGTTTGACACAGATGAGGAAACGAAGCAATTGGCAGACGAGAAACAGTTGCCAATTATTTCTACAAGCTATGATACCTTTACGGTAGCCGCGATGATAAATCGTGCAATCTATGATCAATTGATCAAAAAAGAAATTGTGTTAGTTGGCGATATCTATACGAACCTGGAAGATACTTATTACTTATCTGTAAAAGATCAGGTAACCAAATGGTATGAATGGGAAGAACGAACAACACACAGTAGATATCCTGTTGTAGATGACCGAAATAAAGTAGTTGGAATTGTTACTTCTAAAGATGTTATCGGAAGAAAAGCCGATGCATTGATTGATAAAGTAATGACGAAGAATCCATTAACCGTAATGAAGGAAACATCATTAGCGTATGCGGCACACATGATGGTATGGGAAGGGATTGAAATCATGCCAGTGGTGGATCAGCACCACCAGCTGGAAGGATTGATTTCGCGTCAAGATGTGCTGAAGGCATTACAGCATATTCAGAAACAGCCTCAAGTAGGAGAAACCATTGATGATATTCTCTCTAATTATTTGGAACCATCATCAGGCGACCCTCATTTATCTACATATCATGCTGAAGTAACACCTCAAATGACAAATCAGCTAGGGACCCTTTCCTATGGTGTTTTTGTTTCCTTTGTTATTGATGCAGCAAGACGAATGATGAGGCATCAGAAAAAACGAGATTTAGTAGTAGAAAATACAACCGTTTATTTTATCAAACCGATTCAGTTAGAAACAACGATCACCTTCCATCCGAGGATCATTGATCTTGGAAGGAAATCAGTCAAAATTGACGTTGAAGTATATCATGAAAAAAAAGTTGTAGGAAAAGCCTTGTTAATGGCACAGTTAATTGAGCGCTAA
- a CDS encoding YtpI family protein, giving the protein MVVFPIIIIVSFFMYFYYKIMILRDRDPLAQEIKNAKARIALGVCISFFGINQYLFYQTRLALFITIVFLFFGVLQGTGGIKRWIHYKGEFQKRATSE; this is encoded by the coding sequence ATGGTTGTGTTTCCAATTATTATTATCGTCTCATTTTTTATGTATTTTTATTATAAAATAATGATTTTGCGAGATCGTGACCCGCTCGCACAAGAAATTAAGAATGCTAAAGCACGGATTGCACTAGGTGTCTGTATCAGCTTCTTCGGTATTAATCAATATCTATTTTATCAAACTCGATTAGCGCTTTTTATCACGATTGTCTTTCTTTTCTTTGGTGTGTTACAAGGTACCGGAGGAATTAAAAGGTGGATCCATTACAAAGGTGAATTTCAAAAAAGAGCAACTTCTGAATAA
- a CDS encoding DHH family phosphoesterase, which translates to MTITTDILSTINQYETIIIHRHVRPDPDAYGSQAGLAEIIKASFPDKSVHIVGEEEDSLAFLATMDRLEDQAYQGALVIVCDTANQERISDSRYQSADAIVKIDHHPVVDVYGDIQWVDVNASSTSELIYRFYQEQKDKGLKMTDKAAFLLYSGIVGDTGRFLFPSTTKQTFQIAAELVGYDFDRTALYEQMYKTNLRIAKLKGYILQNINMSDAGVSYVKLTKETLKAFDVTPSETSAVVGVLGDIEGIRVWAIFVEEDEVIRVRLRSKGPVINEIAAKYEGGGHPLASGAKIHQWETMQHVLADLEEACK; encoded by the coding sequence ATGACAATAACTACAGACATACTATCCACAATTAATCAATACGAGACCATCATTATTCACCGCCATGTCCGACCGGATCCAGACGCTTATGGTTCTCAAGCTGGCCTTGCAGAAATCATCAAAGCAAGCTTTCCTGACAAATCAGTACATATCGTAGGAGAGGAAGAGGATTCGCTTGCATTTTTAGCGACGATGGATCGCCTGGAAGATCAAGCTTACCAAGGGGCACTTGTGATTGTGTGTGATACAGCTAATCAGGAGCGAATCTCTGACTCGCGTTATCAATCAGCGGATGCGATTGTGAAAATTGATCACCATCCTGTCGTTGACGTGTATGGTGATATTCAATGGGTGGATGTCAATGCAAGTTCTACGAGTGAATTAATTTATCGATTCTATCAAGAGCAGAAAGACAAAGGATTGAAGATGACGGATAAAGCGGCATTTCTTTTGTATAGTGGTATTGTTGGAGATACAGGCCGATTTCTATTTCCGAGTACTACGAAACAGACCTTTCAGATCGCTGCTGAGCTTGTGGGCTATGATTTTGATCGAACAGCGCTTTACGAGCAAATGTACAAAACGAATTTGCGAATTGCGAAATTAAAGGGGTATATCTTACAGAATATTAACATGTCGGATGCTGGTGTAAGTTATGTGAAGCTTACGAAAGAAACGTTGAAAGCATTTGATGTGACTCCATCTGAAACAAGTGCTGTTGTAGGCGTGTTAGGAGATATCGAAGGGATCAGAGTATGGGCAATTTTTGTCGAAGAAGACGAAGTAATACGCGTTCGTTTACGCTCGAAAGGTCCAGTCATTAACGAAATTGCTGCGAAATATGAAGGTGGAGGGCATCCACTGGCTTCTGGAGCGAAAATTCATCAATGGGAAACAATGCAACACGTATTAGCTGATTTAGAAGAAGCATGCAAGTAA
- the ytrI gene encoding sporulation membrane protein YtrI, producing the protein MAGVCIGAIVGYFVFIYMFGELQQKWIEEKLAMQGELQDLQHSYDTLLKNHQQLDQETKDGIQIQELEIEFLNLEELNIDNDRPMVQQLEQVLRTEASNAIGKSVDDLSSSIDLLISTIENKVINIDDFRFQATVSRIIVGETLRLSIELEKAN; encoded by the coding sequence TTGGCAGGCGTTTGCATAGGTGCCATCGTAGGTTATTTCGTGTTTATTTATATGTTTGGTGAATTACAGCAAAAATGGATTGAAGAAAAGTTGGCAATGCAGGGCGAATTACAAGATTTACAGCACAGCTATGATACGCTGTTAAAAAACCACCAGCAGCTTGATCAGGAAACGAAAGACGGTATCCAAATTCAAGAACTCGAGATTGAATTTTTAAATTTAGAGGAATTAAATATCGATAATGACAGACCGATGGTACAGCAGCTTGAACAAGTATTACGGACCGAAGCATCGAATGCCATCGGAAAAAGCGTGGATGATCTATCCAGTTCAATTGACCTTCTTATTTCCACTATTGAAAATAAAGTCATAAATATCGATGATTTCCGTTTCCAAGCTACAGTGAGCCGGATTATCGTTGGGGAGACATTGCGTTTATCAATAGAATTAGAAAAAGCCAATTAG
- a CDS encoding YtrH family sporulation protein, with translation MEERFMQTAIHCFFIAFGVMIGGSMIGSIGAFLTGDAPITHMGRIAKGLRIWAIVAAIGGTFDAIYNFERGLYYGSTIDLFKQILLIITAMGGAHTALLIIEWLIQEEIE, from the coding sequence ATGGAAGAGCGATTTATGCAAACGGCGATACATTGTTTTTTTATCGCCTTTGGTGTCATGATAGGCGGTTCCATGATAGGAAGTATCGGCGCTTTTCTTACGGGGGATGCACCAATTACACATATGGGTCGTATTGCGAAGGGGTTACGAATTTGGGCAATTGTTGCTGCCATCGGTGGTACATTTGATGCAATTTATAATTTTGAAAGAGGATTATATTATGGATCTACGATAGATTTATTTAAACAAATATTACTGATCATCACCGCAATGGGTGGTGCACATACTGCCTTACTCATAATAGAGTGGCTGATTCAAGAGGAGATCGAGTAA
- the dnaE gene encoding DNA polymerase III subunit alpha: MPELTALQLKSGYSLMKSTIQIDSLVEQAKQLGYSSLAITDHQVMHGAIRFYTACKEAGIKPIIGLSFELMVENEAVQVISLAKNYHGYQQLLQLSTAIQYGENITIERMKDFQEDLLLIISAEQWSIDDIEAQVNALSRLLAPMRYYLGISENMLPYREQLQGLTIEKVAMQDIRYLTKQDAVAYSCVRAMDQGVKWNKNILDDLEGTYLPTNQELEWIYQSWPDLRSNANRVADQCAVDLPLDQRLLPKYPVPDGEHADQFLEVLCQKKLQTIYPSVTEDIKARFHYELDVIQSMGFSDYFLIVWDFVEYAKQQQIMVGPGRGSAAGSLIAYLLGITNVDPIKYELLFERFLNPERVTMPDIDIDFSDERRDEVIRYVVDKYGAEYVAQIVTFGTFAARSLLRELFKVLAIEESDQAYILKSLPKDSGQSIAAMLKQAPELTEYIKQSDPLKNLFKIANRLEGLPRHVSTHAAGVIISQDALVDHAAAMPAQNEVPLTQYAMNDLAIIGLLKMDFLGLRNLSLIEKIVKQIERQHKRRISLDDIPSDDPATFSLLQNGHTNGVFQLESQGMQQVLRELKPTEFEDVVAVNALYRPGPMEFIPAYVARKHGKEKVRYPHPDLEPILAKTYGVLVYQEQIMQIVNLMAGFSYGEADILRRAVSKKDKDALINNRSKFINGCLQKGYARQIAEQIFDWIVRFSNYGFNRSHAVAYSVIAYQLAYLKANYPVAFFIEMLSSQMGNQDKIQVYLREAKARDIRVLPPSINESIGKFKAEKQGIRIGLNLIKGVGYQAFQEIFEVRKKQRFKSLFDFCLRVPLQKVNRSIIESLILAGAFDELHDNRATMLASLDEAMEQGELFKEFDDQMRFFEGDLALDFSYTETDPFPVMHQLMMEKEVIGFFVSTHPLAEVRDKIRQIGYITIQQAIQSKQKKLKMAAVIQSLKVIRTKKGEAMAFVMLADESAEVDAVLFPVVFRQVNHWLEEDSFVFVEGRIEERNQKKQMIIDVIQPYQLDEKQFTSDKIYIKVEREQTEAMTKLSEFATKYPGASTVYLYQGDANKLFKMSANYNLDNTWNVIKELKQFFGEGNVVIRHSS; this comes from the coding sequence ATGCCGGAATTAACAGCTCTTCAATTAAAGAGTGGTTACTCGTTAATGAAGAGTACCATCCAAATTGATTCCCTGGTTGAGCAAGCTAAGCAGCTCGGCTATTCTTCACTTGCTATTACCGATCATCAAGTAATGCATGGTGCTATTCGTTTTTATACAGCATGCAAAGAAGCGGGAATTAAACCGATCATCGGTTTGTCCTTTGAATTGATGGTGGAGAATGAAGCGGTGCAAGTCATTAGCTTAGCGAAGAATTATCATGGTTATCAGCAATTATTGCAATTAAGTACTGCCATTCAATACGGGGAAAATATAACAATTGAGCGCATGAAAGATTTTCAGGAGGATCTGCTGTTAATTATTTCTGCTGAACAATGGAGTATAGATGATATAGAGGCTCAGGTCAATGCGTTATCCAGATTGCTGGCTCCGATGCGTTACTATTTAGGAATTTCTGAGAATATGTTGCCGTATCGTGAGCAATTACAAGGACTGACAATCGAAAAAGTGGCCATGCAGGATATTCGATATCTGACCAAGCAAGATGCTGTGGCCTATTCCTGTGTGAGAGCAATGGATCAAGGTGTGAAATGGAATAAAAATATACTTGATGATTTAGAAGGTACTTATCTGCCAACAAATCAGGAATTAGAATGGATATATCAATCATGGCCTGACCTGAGAAGCAATGCGAATCGAGTGGCAGATCAATGTGCAGTTGATCTGCCGTTGGATCAGCGATTACTGCCGAAATACCCTGTACCAGATGGCGAACATGCGGATCAATTTTTAGAGGTATTATGTCAAAAGAAATTACAAACTATATATCCGTCAGTAACAGAAGACATCAAGGCTCGTTTCCATTATGAGCTGGATGTCATTCAATCAATGGGTTTTAGTGATTATTTCCTGATTGTATGGGATTTTGTAGAGTATGCTAAACAACAGCAGATAATGGTAGGTCCGGGAAGGGGTTCTGCAGCTGGCTCGTTGATCGCCTATTTATTAGGGATAACAAATGTAGATCCGATTAAATATGAGTTACTGTTCGAACGTTTCTTAAACCCGGAACGTGTTACCATGCCAGATATCGATATTGATTTCTCGGACGAAAGAAGAGATGAAGTGATCCGCTATGTAGTTGACAAATACGGTGCCGAGTATGTCGCTCAAATTGTCACGTTTGGTACTTTTGCTGCAAGGTCGCTCTTAAGAGAACTTTTTAAAGTACTAGCGATTGAAGAAAGCGACCAGGCTTACATATTAAAGTCACTGCCGAAAGATAGCGGTCAATCCATTGCGGCAATGCTGAAACAAGCACCGGAGCTTACTGAATATATTAAGCAGTCAGACCCTCTGAAGAATCTTTTTAAAATTGCTAATCGGTTAGAAGGTTTACCTAGGCATGTATCCACCCATGCTGCGGGTGTCATCATCAGTCAGGATGCATTGGTAGATCATGCGGCAGCAATGCCAGCCCAGAATGAAGTGCCGCTTACGCAGTATGCCATGAACGACTTAGCGATAATAGGCTTATTAAAAATGGACTTCCTGGGCTTAAGGAACTTATCGTTAATTGAAAAAATTGTGAAACAAATCGAAAGGCAGCATAAGCGCAGAATTTCATTAGATGACATTCCGTCCGATGATCCGGCTACTTTTTCCTTATTGCAGAATGGACATACGAATGGTGTTTTTCAATTAGAATCACAAGGAATGCAGCAAGTACTGCGGGAGTTGAAGCCAACAGAGTTTGAAGATGTGGTGGCGGTTAATGCTTTGTATCGGCCGGGACCAATGGAATTTATACCTGCATATGTCGCACGAAAACATGGGAAGGAAAAGGTGCGCTATCCGCATCCGGATTTAGAACCGATTCTAGCCAAAACTTATGGCGTGCTTGTATATCAAGAGCAAATTATGCAAATCGTGAATCTGATGGCAGGTTTTTCATATGGAGAGGCAGACATTTTGCGAAGAGCTGTCAGTAAGAAAGATAAAGATGCCTTGATCAATAATCGTTCCAAATTCATAAATGGTTGTTTACAGAAAGGCTATGCTAGACAGATTGCTGAACAAATTTTTGATTGGATTGTCCGATTTTCTAATTATGGTTTTAACCGTAGCCATGCGGTAGCATACAGTGTGATTGCTTATCAGTTAGCATATCTGAAGGCAAATTATCCGGTTGCCTTTTTTATTGAAATGTTAAGCTCGCAAATGGGTAATCAAGACAAAATCCAAGTCTATTTACGAGAGGCAAAAGCCCGTGACATCCGAGTACTGCCACCTTCGATTAATGAAAGCATTGGTAAATTTAAAGCGGAGAAGCAAGGGATTCGAATTGGATTGAATTTGATTAAAGGAGTCGGTTATCAGGCGTTTCAGGAAATATTTGAGGTCAGAAAAAAACAGCGATTTAAAAGTTTATTCGATTTTTGTCTGCGAGTGCCACTTCAGAAAGTGAACCGCTCCATTATTGAATCACTTATTCTGGCTGGAGCATTTGATGAACTGCATGATAATCGTGCAACTATGTTAGCCAGCCTGGATGAGGCGATGGAACAAGGGGAACTCTTTAAAGAATTCGATGACCAAATGCGTTTCTTCGAAGGTGATCTTGCCCTTGATTTCTCTTACACAGAGACAGATCCATTTCCTGTCATGCATCAATTAATGATGGAAAAAGAAGTGATTGGCTTCTTTGTTTCCACACATCCATTAGCAGAAGTACGAGATAAGATTCGCCAAATCGGTTATATTACGATCCAGCAGGCTATTCAATCTAAGCAGAAAAAACTGAAAATGGCCGCAGTTATACAATCACTCAAGGTGATCCGTACAAAAAAAGGTGAGGCGATGGCTTTTGTGATGCTCGCGGATGAATCAGCTGAAGTTGATGCGGTTCTGTTCCCTGTTGTTTTTCGACAAGTAAATCATTGGCTCGAAGAAGACAGCTTTGTATTTGTGGAAGGACGAATCGAAGAGCGTAACCAGAAGAAGCAAATGATTATCGATGTCATACAACCTTACCAACTTGATGAGAAACAATTTACTAGTGATAAAATATATATTAAAGTAGAACGAGAGCAAACAGAGGCGATGACAAAGCTCAGTGAGTTCGCAACCAAGTATCCAGGAGCTTCCACTGTCTATCTCTATCAAGGAGATGCTAACAAACTGTTTAAAATGTCTGCGAATTATAATTTGGACAATACTTGGAATGTGATCAAAGAGTTAAAGCAATTCTTTGGAGAAGGCAATGTAGTCATCAGGCATTCTTCTTAG
- a CDS encoding FadR/GntR family transcriptional regulator, producing the protein MSERTKVYQQVLTEIQRLIREDGYLPGDKLPSERQLSVQLDAARSSVREALRAIELLGIIDTRQGEGTYLRNYQTYQAVGLLASFVLQDSQTQSELAEAKQVLEDHVISSMTATDQQIEQLTGIINDPALTNEEKHHRFFSVFFEAYGNQLLLKIWRLMEDFSLNIKSDVQLDPYYKGIMKHIQDNR; encoded by the coding sequence ATGTCAGAACGAACAAAGGTATATCAGCAAGTTTTAACCGAAATTCAACGTCTTATTAGAGAAGACGGTTATCTGCCAGGAGATAAATTACCTTCGGAACGTCAGCTGTCTGTACAGTTAGATGCAGCAAGGTCGTCCGTTCGAGAAGCGTTACGTGCTATCGAATTGTTAGGCATCATTGATACGAGACAAGGCGAAGGAACCTATCTCCGAAATTACCAGACCTATCAAGCTGTTGGATTGTTAGCTTCTTTCGTATTGCAGGATTCACAGACCCAATCGGAATTGGCGGAAGCTAAGCAAGTATTAGAAGATCATGTCATTTCATCGATGACAGCGACAGATCAGCAGATCGAGCAATTAACTGGAATTATCAATGATCCTGCCTTAACAAATGAAGAGAAGCATCATCGTTTTTTTTCTGTCTTTTTTGAAGCATATGGAAACCAGCTTTTGTTAAAGATATGGAGATTGATGGAAGATTTTTCACTGAACATCAAATCAGACGTTCAGTTGGATCCATATTACAAGGGTATTATGAAACATATACAGGATAACAGGTAG
- the accD gene encoding acetyl-CoA carboxylase, carboxyltransferase subunit beta, with translation MLKDLFGKKKKYTPIPGENAKKDIPQGLMQKCDSCKKIFYQKDLHKNLNVCPECGQHHLISAHDRINSLFDEGTFKEWDQDLLSDNPLQFPEYEEKIAKDRKKTGLNEAVVTGEGKIHDSRTAIAVMDARFRMGSMGSVVGEKIARAIERARKERMPIIIFTASGGARMQEGILSLMQMAKTSIAIERLHREKGLFISVMTNPTTGGVSASFASIGDYNFAEPGALIGFAGRRIIEQTIREKLPKDFQTAEFQLKHGQIDKVIPRQEMRDTLGTILEIHTIGGGTDEASARV, from the coding sequence TTGTTGAAAGATTTGTTTGGAAAAAAGAAAAAATACACTCCTATTCCAGGAGAAAATGCAAAAAAAGATATACCACAAGGCTTAATGCAAAAATGTGACAGCTGTAAAAAAATTTTTTACCAAAAGGATTTACACAAAAACTTAAATGTTTGTCCGGAATGTGGACAGCATCATCTTATATCAGCTCATGACCGTATTAATAGTCTGTTTGATGAAGGAACGTTTAAAGAGTGGGATCAGGATCTTTTGTCTGATAATCCACTTCAATTCCCTGAGTATGAAGAGAAAATTGCCAAAGACCGTAAAAAGACTGGCTTAAACGAGGCAGTTGTTACGGGTGAAGGCAAAATCCATGACAGCCGTACAGCTATTGCAGTGATGGATGCACGCTTCCGTATGGGAAGTATGGGATCAGTGGTTGGTGAAAAAATTGCTCGGGCGATTGAACGTGCACGTAAAGAACGCATGCCTATTATTATTTTTACGGCATCTGGCGGTGCCCGAATGCAGGAAGGTATCCTTAGTTTAATGCAAATGGCGAAGACGTCCATTGCAATTGAACGATTGCATCGGGAGAAAGGTTTATTTATTTCTGTGATGACCAACCCTACAACTGGTGGAGTTTCTGCTAGCTTTGCTTCGATTGGTGACTATAATTTTGCAGAACCGGGAGCCTTGATCGGATTTGCTGGTCGACGCATCATTGAACAGACAATTCGAGAAAAATTACCGAAAGACTTTCAAACGGCAGAATTCCAATTAAAGCATGGCCAGATTGATAAGGTAATACCTCGACAAGAGATGCGAGATACACTAGGAACGATCCTGGAGATCCATACTATAGGAGGCGGAACAGATGAAGCAAGTGCTAGAGTTTGA
- the accA gene encoding acetyl-CoA carboxylase carboxyl transferase subunit alpha, with amino-acid sequence MKQVLEFEKPVVELREKIEELKAMTKDSDIDLSDEIAKMEKRLARLENDIYGKLKPWDRVQIARHSERPTSLDYIEQLFTNFIEFHGDRFYGDDEAMIAGIAKFKDKPVTVIGHQRGKTTKENIKHNFGMPHPEGYRKALRHMKQAEKFNRPIITFIDTKGAYPGKAAEERGQSEAIARNLMEMAGLTVPVISVVIGEGGSGGALGIGVADRIHMLENSTYSVISPEGAAALLWKDSGQAERAAKTMKITASDLKDLGVVDDVIAEPLGGAHRDLVTQALSISEVIDDSLQKLELENETTLLDKRWEKYNKIGKVRSLLEV; translated from the coding sequence ATGAAGCAAGTGCTAGAGTTTGAGAAACCTGTAGTGGAATTGCGAGAGAAAATTGAAGAACTGAAAGCTATGACAAAAGATAGTGATATCGATCTGTCAGATGAGATTGCCAAAATGGAAAAACGACTGGCTAGATTAGAAAATGATATTTATGGAAAATTAAAACCGTGGGATCGTGTTCAAATTGCACGCCATTCTGAACGTCCAACGTCATTAGATTATATTGAGCAATTATTTACTAATTTTATCGAATTTCATGGCGACCGTTTTTATGGTGATGACGAAGCAATGATTGCCGGTATTGCTAAATTTAAAGACAAACCGGTAACAGTAATTGGACATCAGCGTGGTAAAACGACTAAAGAGAATATAAAGCATAATTTTGGTATGCCTCATCCGGAAGGCTATCGGAAAGCGTTACGCCACATGAAGCAAGCGGAGAAATTTAATCGGCCTATCATTACGTTTATCGACACGAAAGGCGCCTATCCTGGTAAAGCTGCAGAAGAACGAGGTCAAAGTGAAGCGATCGCCCGTAACTTGATGGAAATGGCTGGTCTAACTGTACCTGTAATCTCTGTTGTTATCGGAGAAGGAGGGAGTGGTGGAGCATTAGGTATCGGTGTTGCTGACCGCATTCATATGCTTGAGAATTCCACGTATTCTGTAATCTCTCCAGAAGGAGCCGCCGCATTGTTATGGAAAGATTCCGGACAAGCTGAACGTGCTGCGAAAACAATGAAGATTACAGCGAGTGATTTGAAAGACTTAGGTGTAGTGGATGATGTTATAGCGGAGCCATTAGGCGGTGCGCATCGCGATCTTGTGACACAAGCATTATCTATAAGTGAAGTCATCGATGACTCACTGCAGAAATTAGAATTAGAAAATGAAACAACGTTATTAGATAAACGCTGGGAAAAATATAACAAAATCGGAAAAGTCCGTTCACTTCTAGAAGTATAG